The following proteins are encoded in a genomic region of Arcobacter suis CECT 7833:
- a CDS encoding DNA alkylation repair protein produces the protein MAEQLKNLYSKEFIEKLANKLFLIYSDFEKEDFINSIFDNTWQDLELKQRMRHISFTLNKYLPFSYDKQLEILKKVKDDFTGLEAMVFQDFVEVFGLNNFSESMKALEVFTINSSSEFAIRQFILKYENETINQMKLWSQSSNEHLRRLASEGCRPRLPWAIALPLFKQNPTKPLEIIELLKNDKSLYVRKSVANNLNDISKDNPHLVIEFIKQNLGVSKELDWICKHGSRTLLKKGDKEVLKLFDYEEQNHINIINFICDEEVKIGEDLNFSFELISKNSLGNLRVEYMIDYLKQKEKYSKKIFMISQNNFKENSKKFIKKQSFRNMTTRKHIVGEHKLSVVINGIIIIEKAFNIN, from the coding sequence ATGGCAGAACAACTAAAAAACTTATATTCAAAAGAGTTTATTGAAAAACTTGCAAACAAACTTTTTTTAATTTACTCAGATTTTGAAAAAGAAGATTTTATAAACTCTATTTTTGATAACACTTGGCAAGATTTAGAACTAAAGCAAAGAATGAGACATATTTCTTTTACTTTAAATAAATATTTGCCTTTTTCATACGATAAACAACTTGAAATATTAAAAAAAGTAAAAGATGATTTTACTGGTCTTGAAGCTATGGTTTTTCAAGATTTTGTTGAGGTTTTTGGGCTAAATAATTTTTCTGAGTCTATGAAAGCTTTGGAAGTTTTTACTATAAATTCAAGTAGTGAGTTTGCAATTAGGCAATTTATTTTAAAGTATGAAAATGAAACTATAAATCAAATGAAACTTTGGAGTCAAAGTTCAAATGAACATTTAAGAAGGCTTGCCAGCGAAGGTTGTCGCCCAAGGCTTCCTTGGGCTATTGCACTTCCCTTATTTAAACAAAATCCAACAAAACCACTTGAAATAATTGAACTTTTGAAAAATGATAAAAGTTTATATGTACGAAAGTCCGTTGCAAATAATCTAAATGATATTTCAAAAGATAACCCACATTTAGTTATTGAGTTTATAAAACAAAATCTTGGAGTTTCAAAAGAACTTGATTGGATTTGTAAACATGGTTCTCGAACACTTTTGAAAAAAGGTGATAAAGAGGTTTTAAAGCTATTTGATTACGAAGAACAAAATCATATTAATATTATAAATTTTATTTGTGATGAAGAGGTAAAAATAGGTGAAGATTTGAATTTTTCATTTGAACTTATATCAAAAAATAGTTTAGGAAATCTAAGAGTTGAATACATGATAGATTATTTAAAACAAAAAGAAAAATATAGTAAAAAGATATTTATGATAAGTCAAAATAATTTTAAAGAAAATTCAAAAAAGTTTATAAAAAAGCAGAGTTTTAGAAATATGACTACAAGAAAACATATTGTAGGAGAACATAAGTTAAGTGTAGTCATAAACGGAATAATTATAATCGAAAAAGCCTTTAATATAAATTGA
- a CDS encoding DJ-1/PfpI family protein — protein MQKTVGIFIFNDIEVLDFCGPFEVLSVTRVDESKRTETISPFDVKLIAQTKEPITTTGKMKVISDYDFESCPKLDILIVPGGMGTRKLMYEKNVLDFVLKKAKEVELLTSVCTGSLILANAKLLDGVKSTTHWKSLERMENEFKNVKVCKDKHFVEDGNIITSAGISAGIDMALHIVKRYFGEEIAKATAKHMEYPYMIENKRKIVF, from the coding sequence ATGCAAAAAACAGTAGGAATTTTTATATTCAATGATATTGAGGTTTTAGATTTTTGTGGTCCTTTTGAAGTGTTAAGTGTGACAAGAGTTGATGAATCAAAAAGAACAGAGACGATTTCACCTTTTGATGTAAAATTAATAGCACAAACAAAAGAACCAATAACTACAACTGGTAAGATGAAAGTTATTTCTGATTATGATTTTGAATCATGTCCAAAACTTGATATTTTAATAGTTCCTGGTGGAATGGGAACAAGAAAATTGATGTATGAAAAAAATGTTTTAGATTTTGTATTAAAAAAAGCAAAAGAGGTTGAACTTTTAACTTCTGTTTGTACAGGTTCATTGATTTTAGCAAATGCGAAACTACTTGATGGAGTAAAGTCTACAACTCATTGGAAAAGTTTGGAACGAATGGAAAATGAATTTAAAAATGTAAAAGTATGCAAAGATAAACATTTTGTAGAAGATGGGAATATTATCACAAGTGCAGGAATTTCAGCGGGTATTGATATGGCTTTACATATTGTGAAACGATATTTTGGAGAAGAAATTGCAAAAGCAACAGCGAAGCATATGGAGTATCCGTATATGATTGAGAATAAGAGAAAAATAGTGTTTTAG